A single Agromyces sp. CF514 DNA region contains:
- a CDS encoding RidA family protein, with protein MAGFEARLAELGIELPDVAPPVAAYIPAVATGSYVHTSGQLPFTAGALPATGKVGDGHGLVPADDAKAYARTCILNALAAVRAEIGSLDRITRIVKVVGFVASDPAFTGQPGVVNGASELLGEVFGEAGRHARSAVGVAVLPLDSPVEVELVVEFA; from the coding sequence ATGGCCGGCTTCGAGGCACGGCTCGCCGAGCTCGGCATCGAGCTCCCGGATGTCGCGCCGCCCGTCGCTGCGTACATCCCCGCCGTGGCCACCGGCTCGTACGTGCACACGTCCGGCCAGCTGCCGTTCACGGCCGGCGCGCTGCCCGCGACCGGCAAGGTGGGCGACGGGCACGGCCTCGTGCCCGCCGACGACGCCAAGGCGTACGCGCGCACGTGCATCCTCAACGCGCTCGCCGCCGTCCGTGCCGAGATCGGCTCGCTCGACCGCATCACCCGCATCGTGAAGGTCGTCGGCTTCGTGGCCTCCGACCCCGCGTTCACCGGTCAGCCGGGCGTCGTCAACGGCGCCTCCGAGCTGCTCGGAGAGGTCTTCGGCGAGGCCGGCCGCCACGCGCGCTCGGCCGTGGGCGTCGCGGTGCTGCCGCTCGACTCGCCCGTCGAGGTCGAACTCGTCGTCGAGTTCGCCTGA